The region ATGAAGCTGAAATAGGGCGTTTCCGATAAATCGGCCAGGGCGATGAGCCTCACCGTCAGGGCGAGAAGAAGAATGCCCGCCAGGAAGAGGTTGTGTCGGCCGGTACGATCGGCAATCTCCTTTTCGATTGTCCGTAAGGGTTGTTTTTTCCTGGAGGGTTTTTTTTTCATGATCGCTTTTTCGCCGACGGGCCGCTTCCATGTCATGCGGTATGGATTTTATACAGCCTCGTACTGTTTTTTGATGAAAATGTCAATTCGTAGCTGAACAAATGCTTGACATTTCATCGGTCCTTCAGGTATGTTCCCATCGTTTTTCCCGGGTCATGGCATGCGAGGGAGCGTTCATGGTCCTTATTTTTCCGGGGATGTAGCTCAACTGGGAGAGCGCGGCGTTCGCAATGCCGAGGTCAGGGGTTCGAGCCCCCTCATCTCCACCAGAACATAATCCGATGATGTCCATCGGAGTCCAAAACCCGCTAAAAATAGCGGGTTTTTTACTGCCGTGACTTCAGGGGAGCGGTGCGCTTTTCCGTCGTTCTGAAAGGTCGATGCTCTGATCGTCCGTCCCGGGGGAGGGGTAAAAGCCACATCGCCCAGGTTCTCGACCGTTGCGCCATCCGTACCGGTTATGACGTGCTTTTCACCAGCGCCCCCCGGGCCGCCAACGGCCTGGAAAGGTGGTTCGCAAGGCCGTTACGGCCGATTTTTCCTGTCAAGCTTTATCGATAATATGTTAGGTGGCAGCAACCACATGACTCCGGACAACAGTGAATGAAACCCAAAAAGCGTATTTTCAATTCTCGATTCCACCGTGACATGCTTCTTTTTATTTCAACTGTCGCCATGTTCGGTTTTGCAGAGAGTGTCGTCAATTCAGTTTTTAATAACTATCTTGACGCGACATTTCATCTTGACAGTCTTCAGCGGACGTTTTTGGAGCTGCCCAGAGAATTGCCTGGATTCTTGATCATTTTTGTCTCTGCAGCGCTGTTTTTTGTAAGAAGTCGCAGGCTTGCAGTGATAGCCAGCGTGCTTGGGGCCTCTGGTCTCATTTTAATGGCCTTCTTCTCTTTTACCTTTCACTGGATGTTTGCCTGGCTGTTTATTCTGAGTCTCGGGCAGCATCTTTTTTTGCCGTTAAGCACAAGCATAGGAATGGAGCTTGCCCGGGAGGGTAAAACCGGCAAGCGCCTGGGCCAGCTTAACGCAATTCGCAATACCAGCATGATTGTGGGCAGCTTTGCCATCGTACTCTGTTTCAAATACTTTGAATTCAATTTCCAACAGGCTTTTCTTTTGGCCGCCCTGTTTTATCTTGCCGGTGGTGCAATTATTTTCTCCATGCATCCGGGAGAAGCTCACAGACCGAAACTCCATCTCAAACTCCACAAAGAATATCGTCTCTACTACTGGCTTTCAATTCTGTACGGCACCAGAAAGCAGATATTTTTGACATTTGCGCCCTGGGTGCTTGTGACGGTTTTTAACCAGCCAACTCAGGTCCTCGCGACTCTTCTTAGTCGGTTCTGAAAAAGTCTATTTTGATAAAGCGTCACCGTAAGAGATGGTTCTTTGATAATTAGAAAGCCATTGGAAAATTAGACGCAAAAAAGCGGCTGCCCACCGCAGCAGCTTGGCAAAGT is a window of Deltaproteobacteria bacterium DNA encoding:
- a CDS encoding MFS transporter, with the translated sequence MKPKKRIFNSRFHRDMLLFISTVAMFGFAESVVNSVFNNYLDATFHLDSLQRTFLELPRELPGFLIIFVSAALFFVRSRRLAVIASVLGASGLILMAFFSFTFHWMFAWLFILSLGQHLFLPLSTSIGMELAREGKTGKRLGQLNAIRNTSMIVGSFAIVLCFKYFEFNFQQAFLLAALFYLAGGAIIFSMHPGEAHRPKLHLKLHKEYRLYYWLSILYGTRKQIFLTFAPWVLVTVFNQPTQVLATLLSRF